The Aminithiophilus ramosus genome contains a region encoding:
- the mrtS gene encoding Synerg-CTERM system glutamic-type intramembrane protease MrtS gives MMAMFVAATMLYGPYLWCRFRRETFETYGLRWTLPAGALKETALWTALTLPPLTFIALGWPGLSLPHSPSLQTATTQITAGFVAAIVEETFFRGWVQSLLSRRLGALPSIVVASGLFALSHRIVRPEPIFLATFFPGLVMGFLRHRHGSVAPAALYHGLGNIWAVWFFPLP, from the coding sequence ATGATGGCCATGTTCGTCGCCGCAACGATGCTCTACGGTCCCTATCTCTGGTGCCGGTTCCGCCGCGAGACCTTCGAGACCTACGGTCTCCGATGGACTCTCCCCGCGGGGGCCCTGAAGGAAACGGCCCTTTGGACGGCTCTCACCCTGCCGCCTCTGACTTTCATCGCCCTGGGCTGGCCCGGCCTCTCGCTGCCCCATTCCCCCTCTCTGCAGACGGCGACAACTCAGATCACCGCCGGCTTCGTGGCAGCCATCGTCGAGGAAACCTTTTTTCGCGGTTGGGTGCAGTCTCTTCTCTCCCGGCGCCTCGGCGCCCTCCCCTCCATCGTCGTCGCCTCCGGCCTGTTCGCCCTCAGCCATCGCATCGTCAGACCCGAGCCGATTTTCCTGGCCACCTTTTTCCCCGGCCTCGTCATGGGATTCCTGCGCCATCGCCACGGCAGCGTCGCCCCCGCCGCGCTTTATCACGGGCTGGGGAACATCTGGGCCGTCTGGTTTTTTCCCCTCCCTTAG